Below is a genomic region from Herpetosiphonaceae bacterium.
CGGTCTATCGCCTGAGCCGACCCCACGCGCTGGCGGCCCTGCCCGATATGGTGCAACGCCTGGAAGCCGAAGCCACATCGAATACGTCTCGATAGACGAAGGAAGCGCCCGATGCAGACAACAAGGCCGCGTCAACTGGTTGCCCATCTCGGCTACGTGCCCCGCGCGCTGGGCCTGGTCTGGGCTGCGGCATCGGGCTGGACGCTGGCCTGGTGCGCGCTGCTGGTTGTGCAGGGCTTGCTGCCGGTGCTCACGGTCTATCTGACCCGCCATCTGGTCGACGGCGTCGTCGCGGCGGTGGGCGCGGAGCCGCGCATCACGCCCGCGATCATGCTCGTCGCCGGGCTGCTGATCGCGGGCCTGGTGCTGTCCGAGGTGCTTCAGAGCGTGCTCGAATGGGTGCGCGCGGCACAGGCCGAGCTAACGCGCGACCATATCAGCGCGCTGGTGCATGACAGGTCTGCGACGGTCGATCTGGCCTTTTACGAGTCGTCCGACTACCACGATCATCTGCACCGCGCGCGCGACGAGTCGGGCAGCCGTCCGCTGGCGCTGCTCGAAAGCCTGGGCAGCCTGCTGCAAAACAGCATCACGCTGGCGGCGATGGCGGCGGTGCTGCTGCCCTACGCGCTGTGGCTGCCGCTGGCGCTGCTGGGCAGCACGCTTCCGGCGCTGCTCGTCGCGCTGCGCTTCGACTGGCGCTACCACGGATGGTGGCAGCGCAGCACGGTGACGCGCCGCCGGGCGGACTATTACGACTGGATGCTGAGCACCACCGAGAGCGCGGCGGAGGTCCGGCTCTTTGGCCTGGGCGGGCATTTCCGGCAGGCGTATCAAACACTGCGGCGGCGGCTGCGCAGCGAGCGGCTTCAGTTGATCGAGCGCCAGATCCTGGCGCGGATGGGCGCTGGCGCTGCTGGCGTGCTGATCGGCGGCGCGGCGCTGGCCTGGATGGTCTGGCGCGCGATGCATGGCCTGGTGACGCTCGGCGATCTGGCGCTGCTCTATCAGGCGTTCCATCGCGGCCAAGCCCTGATGCGCGCGCTGCTGAGCGATGTCGGTCAGATCTACAGTAACAGCCTGTTTCTTGCCCATCTTTTCGCGTTTCTGGATCTCAAGCCGCAGATCGTCGATCCGCCGGTGCCCGCCGCGCCCCTGCAAACGCTGCGCAGGGGCATCGAGTTTCGCGATGTGACGTTTCGCTATCCCGGCAGCGAGCGCGCGGCGCTGTGCGATTTTTCGCTGAGCGTTCCCGCCGGTCAGATCGTGGCGATCGTCGGGGAGAACGGAGCCGGAAAGAGCACGCTGACCAAGCTGCTGTGCCGCTTTTACGATCCCGAAGCCGGTCGAATCACCTTCGACGACACCGATCTTCGCCAGTTTTCCGTCGCCGGGCTGCGCCGCATGCTGGCGGTGCTCTTTCAAATGCCGGTGCCCTACCATGCCACGGCCACCGAGAATATCGCGCTGGGCGACGTGGTGCAGCCGCCCGATATGGCCGCGATTGTCGGAGCCGCACGCAGCGCCGGAGCCGACGAGGTGATCCGCCGTCTGCCGCAAGGCTACGACACGCTGCTCGGCAAATGGTTTGCCGAGGGCACCGAGCTTAGCGGCGGCGAGTGGCAGCGTCTCGCGCTGGCGCGGGCGTTTCTGCGCTCGTCGCCGGTAATCGTGCTGGACGAGCCGACCAGCTTTATGGACTCGTGGGCCGAGGCCGAGTGGTTCGAGCGGCTGCGGGCGCTGGCAGCCGGGCGCACCGCGCTGCTGATCACCCACCGCTTTACGATCGCGATGCGCGCCGACATGATCCACGTCATGCACGAGGGCCGGATCGTCGAGTCGGGCAGCCACGCCGCGCTGCTGGCGCTTGGCGGTCGGTATGCCCAGTCGTGGCAGGCGCAGCTCACGGCCAGCCGCGACGATGAATTGGAAACGCACAATGAGTTTAGCGTGTTGCGATCGGTCGTGCGGTATGTCTAGCCTATCGACCGGCGCGGCGGTGACAGCGCTCACGCCTGAGGCGCGGCTGCTGCTGGCCTGCGCGCGCGCAGAGGCCGATGCCGCGCAGCGGGCGACGATTCGCGCGCTGCTGCGGGCGGAGATCCGCTGGACGCAGGTGATCGCGCTGGCGCAGCAGCACCGGCTGCTGCCGCTGCTGTCGCATCAGCTTCAGACGCTCGGTGCCGACGCGGTGCCGCAGCCGGTGCTCGATCAGCTTCGGCAGCAGGCAGCGCTCTCGGCGCGACACTCGCTCTTTTTGACCGGCGAGCTGCTCAAGCTGCTCGATCGGTTCAGCGCCCACAGCATCGAGGCGATCACGCTCAAAGGCCCTGTGCTGGCGACGGTCGCCTATGGCAATCTGGCGCTGCGCCAGTTCGACGACCTGGATGTGCTGGTGCGTACCCGCGATATGCTGCGCGCCAGGGATCTGCTGATCGCGCAGGGCTTCGAGCCGCTGGTGCAGCTGACCGAGCGGCAGACGGCCTCGTATCTCCGCTCGCAGTATGTCTATCCGCTCGTCTCCGCCGACGGCAGCACGATCGTCGAGCTGCACCACGATATTCGACCGCGCTACTTCGCCTTCCACGTCG
It encodes:
- a CDS encoding ABC transporter ATP-binding protein, translating into MQTTRPRQLVAHLGYVPRALGLVWAAASGWTLAWCALLVVQGLLPVLTVYLTRHLVDGVVAAVGAEPRITPAIMLVAGLLIAGLVLSEVLQSVLEWVRAAQAELTRDHISALVHDRSATVDLAFYESSDYHDHLHRARDESGSRPLALLESLGSLLQNSITLAAMAAVLLPYALWLPLALLGSTLPALLVALRFDWRYHGWWQRSTVTRRRADYYDWMLSTTESAAEVRLFGLGGHFRQAYQTLRRRLRSERLQLIERQILARMGAGAAGVLIGGAALAWMVWRAMHGLVTLGDLALLYQAFHRGQALMRALLSDVGQIYSNSLFLAHLFAFLDLKPQIVDPPVPAAPLQTLRRGIEFRDVTFRYPGSERAALCDFSLSVPAGQIVAIVGENGAGKSTLTKLLCRFYDPEAGRITFDDTDLRQFSVAGLRRMLAVLFQMPVPYHATATENIALGDVVQPPDMAAIVGAARSAGADEVIRRLPQGYDTLLGKWFAEGTELSGGEWQRLALARAFLRSSPVIVLDEPTSFMDSWAEAEWFERLRALAAGRTALLITHRFTIAMRADMIHVMHEGRIVESGSHAALLALGGRYAQSWQAQLTASRDDELETHNEFSVLRSVVRYV
- a CDS encoding nucleotidyltransferase family protein yields the protein MSSLSTGAAVTALTPEARLLLACARAEADAAQRATIRALLRAEIRWTQVIALAQQHRLLPLLSHQLQTLGADAVPQPVLDQLRQQAALSARHSLFLTGELLKLLDRFSAHSIEAITLKGPVLATVAYGNLALRQFDDLDVLVRTRDMLRARDLLIAQGFEPLVQLTERQTASYLRSQYVYPLVSADGSTIVELHHDIRPRYFAFHVDPDRLWRRLEPLTLGGRAVLNLAPEDLLLLLCVHGANHCWERVAWICDVAELLRARPGLDWNRVLREARSSGAQRMLLLGLLLARDLLGAVLPDQVAGWIAADAALPSLARDVTAWLFRDAAPPLTVSTRAGFHLRVRERLRDRVQYCVYLLTSPTEEDWTVQPLPAALSFLYALCRPLKLLGRYGMRPLKDLIGRQDY